A section of the Capra hircus breed San Clemente chromosome 23, ASM170441v1, whole genome shotgun sequence genome encodes:
- the ZNF391 gene encoding zinc finger protein 391: MESLRGNTAQHPMDEEACKSEGQLSRQTKCPVQKKSFEKRAIRKVSVSLKEIFAKERGPESSKFNLSSKFNTRQRIPKGARSPKSRKNSKDNSDLIKHQKLFLQRKPCKCNECGKAFSYESDLIVHRRIHGREKPFECNECGKTFSRSTHLIEHQRTHTGEKPFECPECGKAFSRSTHLSLHQRIHTGEKPYECSECGKAFSRSTNLSQHQRTHTQEKPYKCNECGKAFSDRSTIIQHQRIHTGENPYECSECGKAYSWISSLIEHQRTHTGENPYECNDCGKVFSRSSSLAEHQRIHTGEKPHECRVCGKGFSRNSSLIIHRRIHTGEKPFKCNSCEKAFSQSSTLIRHQQLHTKK, encoded by the coding sequence ATGGAAAGTCTTCGAGGGAATACCGCCCAGCATCCTATGGATGAAGAAGCCTGTAAAAGTGAGGGCCAATTATCAAGGCAGACAAAATGTCCTGTACAGAAGAAATCTTTTGAGAAAAGGGCAATCAGAAAAGTGTCAGTGTCTCTCAAGGAGATTTTCGCTAAGGAGAGAGGCCCTGAATCCAGTAAATTTAATCTAAGCTCAAAATTTAATACACGGCAGAGAATTCCAAAGGGAGCTAGGTCCCCCAAATCTAGGAAAAACTCCAAAGATAATTCAGACTTAATTAAACACCAAAAACTCTTTCTGCAAAGGAAGCCTTGTAAATGCAATGAATGTGGTAAAGCCTTTAGTTATGAATCAGACCTCATTGTCCACAGGAGAATTCATGGCAGAGAAAAGCCTTTTGAATGCAATGAATGTGGGAAAACTTTTAGCCGAAGTACACACCTTATTGAACATCAAAgaactcacactggagagaaacctttcGAATGCCCTGAATGTGGAAAAGCTTTTAGCCGGAGTACACACCTTAGTCTACATCAGAGGATccatactggagaaaaaccatatgaatgtagtgaatgtggaaaagcctttagCCGAAGCACTAACCTTAGTCAACATCAGCGAACTCATACTCAAGAAAAACCTTACAAGtgtaatgaatgtgggaaagccttcagtgaCCGTTCAACTATAATTCAGCATCAACGAATACACACTGGAGAGAATCCCTATGAATGCAGTGAATGCGGAAAAGCTTACAGTTGGATCTCATCTCTTATTGAACATCAGAGAACACACACTGGAGAGAACCCCTATGAATGCAATGACTGTGGAAAAGTATTCAGTCGAAGCTCATCCCTTGCTGAACATCAGAGAATccacactggagaaaagcctCATGAGTGTAGAGTGTGTGGCAAGGGCTTTAGTCGGAACTCCTCCCTTATTATTCACCGGAGAATTCATACCGGAGAGAAGCCTTTCAAGTGTAATAgctgtgagaaagccttcagtCAGAGTTCAACTCTTATTAGACATCAGCAACTTCACACTAAAAAGTAA
- the ZNF184 gene encoding zinc finger protein 184, whose protein sequence is MEDLSASESALFQGGHTLLPSASFQESVTFKDVIVDFTQEEWKQLDPVQRGLFRDVTLENYTHLVSIGLQVSKPDVISQLEQGTEPWIVEPSIPVGTLGDWVTRPENSITASELDISGEEPSPGAVAEKHKRDDPWSTNFLETCESKGSPERQQANEQTLPREIKITEKTIPTLERAHVNNDFAKSINVSLDLLKHKETSPKQTSTKTSVKQNLNPVKKEKSCKCNECGKAFTYCSALIRHQRTHTGEKPYKCNECEKAFSRSENLINHQRIHTGDKPYKCDQCGKGFIEGPSLTQHQRIHTGEKPYKCDECGKAFSQRTHLVQHQRIHTGEKPYTCNECGKAFSQRGHFMEHQKIHTGEKPFKCDECDKTFTRSTHLTQHQKIHTGEKTYKCNECGKAFNGPSTFIRHHMIHTGEKPYECNECGKAFSQHSNLTQHQKTHTGEKPYDCAECGKSFSYWSSLAQHLKIHTGEKPYKCNECGKAFSYCSSLTQHRRIHTREKPFECSECGKAFSYLSNLNQHQKTHTQEKAYECKECGKAFIRSSSLAKHERIHTGEKPYQCHECGKTFSYGSSLIQHRKIHTGERPYKCNECGRAFNQNIHLTQHKRIHTGAKPYECAECGKAFRHCSSLAQHQKTHTEEKPYHCNKCEKAFSQSSHLAQHQRIHTGEKPYKCNECDKTFSRSTHLTEHQNTHTGEKPYNCNECRKTFSQSTYLIQHQRIHSAEKPFGCNDCGKAFRYRSALNKHQRLHPGI, encoded by the exons ATCTGTCTGCTTCAGAGTCTGCTCTTTTCCAAGGGGGACATACTTTACTCCCATCAGCTAGTTTTCAG GAATCAGTGACCTTCAAGGATGTGATAGTGGACTTTACCCAGGAAGAATGGAAACAGCTGGATCCCGTACAGAGAGGTTTATTCAGGGATGTGACATTGGAGAATTATACACATCTGGTCTCTATAG GACTCCAAGTTTCCAAACCTGATGTGATTTCCCAGTTAGAGCAAGGGACAGAGCCGTGGATTGTGGAGCCCAGCATCCCAGTAGGGACCCTTGGAG actgGGTGACAAGACCAGAAAATAGCATAACAGCCTCAGAGCTGGACATTTCTGGAGAAGAACCATCTCCAGGGGCAGTAGCAGAAAAGCACAAAAGGGATGATCCTTGGAGCACCAACTTCTTAGAAACTTGTGAATCCAAAGGCAGTCCAGAGAGGCAGCAGGCAAACGAACAGACACTgccaagggaaataaaaataactgaaaagaccATACCAACTTTGGAGCGAGCACATGTAAATAATGACTTTGCAAAAAGCATCAATGTGAGTTTAGACCttttaaaacacaaagaaacatcTCCAAAACAGACCTCTACTAAAACAAGTGTCAAACAGAATTTAAACCCAGTTAAAAAAGAGAAGTCTTGTAAGTGCAATGAATGTGGGAAAGCTTTTACTTATTGTTCAGCTCTTATTCGCCATCAGAGAACGcatactggagaaaaaccctaCAAATGTAATGAATGTGAAAAAGCCTTCAGCCGGAGCGAAAACCTTATAAACCATcaaagaattcatactggagataaaccatataaatgtgatcagTGTGGGAAAGGCTTCATTGAGGGTCCATCTCTTACTCAACATCAaagaattcacactggagaaaaaccctATAAGTGTGATGAATGTGGGAAAGCTTTCAGTCAGAGAACCCACCTTGTTCAGCATCAGAGAATACACACTGGTGAGAAACCATATACTTGTAATGAGTGTGGAAAAGCCTTTAGCCAGAGAGGCCACTTCATGGAACATCAGAAAATCCATACAGGAGAAAAACCTTTTAAATGCGACGAATGTGATAAAACATTTACCAGGAGCACACACCttactcaacatcaaaaaatccatactggagagaaaacctataaatgtaatgaatgtgggaagGCTTTCAATGGACCCTCAACGTTTATTCGTCATCATATGATTCATACTGGGGAAAAACCATATGAGTGCAATGAATGTGGTAAAGCCTTCAGTCAGCACTCAAACCTCACTCAGCATCAGAAAACACATACTGGGGAGAAACCTTATGATTGTGCTGAGTGTGGGAAATCCTTTAGTTACTGGTCATCCCTTGCTCAACATCTCaaaattcatactggagaaaaaccttacaaatgtaatgaatgtggaaaGGCCTTCAGTTACTGCTCATCCCTTACTCAACATCGGAGAATTCACACCAGAGAAAAGCCTTTTGAATGCAGTGAATGTGGAAAGGCTTTCAGTTATCTCTCAAACCTTAATCAACATCAGAAAACTCATACCCAAGAGAAAGCTtatgaatgtaaggaatgtgggaaggcctttaTTCGAAGTTCATCTCTTGCTAAACATGAAAGgattcatactggtgagaaaccctATCAGTGTCATGAATGTGGGAAAACCTTCAGTTACGGCTCATCCCTTATTCAGCATAGGAAAATACATACTGGAGAAAGACCTTACAAGTGTAATGAATGTGGGCGAGCCTTCAACCAGAACATACACCTTACACAGCATAAGAGAATTCACACGGGAGCAAAGCCTTATGAGTGTGCCGAGTGTGGCAAAGCCTTTCGACATTGTTCATCTCttgctcaacatcaaaaaacacacacagaagaaaaaccCTACCATTGTAATAAGTGTGAAAAGGCCTTTAGCCAGAGCTCCCATCTGGCTCAGCATCAAcgaattcacactggagagaagccctatAAGTGCAATGAATGTGACAAAACCTTTAGCCGGAGCACTCATCTGACTGAACATCAGAAtactcatactggagagaaaccttacaactGTAATGAATGCAGGAAGACTTTCAGCCAGAGCACTTACCTCATTCAGCATCAGAGGATTCATTCAGCAGAGAAGCCTTTTGGATGTAATGAttgtggaaaagccttcagaTACCGTTCTGCTCTCAACAAACATCAGAGACTGCACCCTGGCATATGA